The proteins below are encoded in one region of Rubripirellula reticaptiva:
- a CDS encoding TolC family protein, whose product MAILKRDAIKTMLAVTVVTAATVGCKSPQPCCDPNFVSREVSWRTESQHERVEPCREVVPAGVVLEDGLSEDEAVQTALVNNSAFQATLAQFGMAQGDAVQANLIANPQFLVYFPTGSKEGQYTLFAPIESYLLRPTRVKIANREYRRVGEQLVQNGLDLARNVRVAYADFAVASQQASLANEALQIRESIADLTRKRLEEGDISELETISAKVDRLNATAASGVQQNVVAIAEARLASRIGLTNLDTPLVPLPIQSPAMPMLDEATLIAQALACRPDYASAKWAVAAASQRSRLSRWLFLRMDGVLDVRSNPGGRTGGGMRFDIPIFNRNQGGVLRADWEVNAAMHARDAIHDQIVADVRTAVRQMRQASENLRILEQEVAPVLAEALTIAQKGFADGGTDYLLVLQTTTQYLDTRARILDQKAAYSRALAELERAVGCHLEAGGVNVEQILAASEFELEQVVVQEFDES is encoded by the coding sequence ATGGCGATACTGAAACGTGATGCGATCAAAACAATGTTGGCTGTAACGGTTGTGACGGCCGCGACGGTTGGTTGCAAATCACCGCAGCCTTGTTGCGATCCGAATTTTGTATCTCGCGAAGTAAGTTGGCGAACGGAGTCACAGCACGAGCGAGTCGAGCCTTGCCGCGAAGTAGTTCCCGCTGGCGTCGTGTTGGAGGACGGACTTAGCGAGGACGAAGCCGTGCAAACGGCGCTCGTCAATAACTCGGCCTTCCAAGCCACACTTGCGCAATTCGGGATGGCACAGGGTGATGCTGTGCAGGCAAACTTGATAGCGAACCCACAGTTCTTGGTCTACTTTCCGACGGGATCGAAAGAAGGTCAGTACACACTGTTTGCACCGATCGAGTCGTATCTCCTGCGTCCGACTCGCGTCAAGATTGCCAACCGCGAATACCGCCGAGTTGGTGAACAGCTTGTCCAGAATGGACTCGATCTGGCTCGCAACGTCCGCGTCGCGTACGCAGACTTTGCCGTCGCCAGTCAACAGGCTTCCTTAGCGAATGAAGCGTTGCAGATTCGTGAGAGTATTGCGGATTTGACTCGGAAGCGTCTTGAAGAAGGTGACATTAGCGAACTCGAAACGATTTCTGCGAAGGTCGATCGTCTAAACGCAACCGCCGCCAGCGGTGTGCAGCAGAACGTGGTCGCAATTGCGGAAGCGAGACTTGCGTCTCGGATTGGTCTGACAAACCTTGATACTCCGTTGGTCCCATTGCCGATCCAGTCGCCTGCGATGCCGATGCTCGACGAAGCGACATTGATCGCGCAAGCACTGGCATGTCGACCAGACTATGCGTCGGCAAAGTGGGCGGTAGCAGCCGCGTCGCAGCGATCGCGATTGTCACGCTGGCTATTTCTGCGAATGGACGGTGTGTTAGATGTTCGCAGCAATCCGGGCGGACGCACCGGTGGCGGGATGAGATTCGACATTCCGATCTTCAATCGGAACCAAGGTGGTGTGCTTCGCGCGGACTGGGAAGTCAACGCAGCGATGCACGCTCGTGATGCGATTCATGACCAGATCGTCGCCGATGTGCGAACGGCGGTTCGGCAGATGCGGCAAGCCAGCGAGAATCTGCGCATCCTCGAACAGGAAGTGGCCCCCGTGCTGGCCGAAGCTTTGACGATTGCCCAGAAAGGCTTTGCCGATGGCGGCACCGACTACTTGCTGGTACTGCAGACGACGACTCAGTATCTAGACACGCGAGCCCGGATACTGGACCAGAAAGCAGCCTACTCGCGGGCTTTGGCCGAGCTTGAGCGAGCGGTGGGGTGCCACTTGGAAGCGGGTGGGGTGAATGTCGAGCAGATTCTGGCTGCGTCCGAATTTGAGCTAGAACAGGTCGTCGTGCAAGAGTTCGACGAATCCTAA
- a CDS encoding MFS transporter — translation MDRSLAAPALAASERFADLPSRANDPNLSRSMGDAACFGGMVGCGETYFSAFALAVGLGETAAGLVASIPLLVGGVLQLGSPYAIKRIGGYRRWIVLGASLQALAFLPLALAAWNETLTLPMMLIIASVYWAAGLSTGPAWNTWMEQIVPSQHRARFFSKRSRLQQTCTFVSLMIAGLILHWTSKNGIALIGFAGLFCAAAGFRLVSAGFLHRTREPKTKNQPIESTTKPVADLGQIASTDTRPAMRLLAYLVAMQVFIQLSGPYFVPYMLGQLEFGYGVYVSLVAIAFLSKVISLNFWGRIAERSGASKVLWFGGIGLVPLASLWILSTNLYWLALIQILSGIAWAAYELGFFLMFFETMPANQRTRLLTYYNFANTLAVCTGALTGAAILATLGCESRTYYYLFGISSTGRMLCLGLLAGVVLPKGSLKTIRMRILSVRLGAGSVTAPITASAEEN, via the coding sequence ATGGACCGCTCCCTCGCTGCCCCTGCACTCGCCGCGTCTGAAAGGTTCGCTGATCTTCCTTCGCGGGCCAACGATCCGAACCTATCACGCAGCATGGGCGACGCGGCGTGCTTTGGCGGCATGGTCGGCTGCGGCGAAACTTACTTTTCCGCCTTTGCATTGGCAGTTGGTTTGGGTGAAACCGCAGCCGGTTTGGTCGCCAGCATTCCGTTACTAGTCGGCGGCGTTCTGCAATTGGGATCACCGTACGCGATCAAACGAATCGGCGGCTATCGGCGATGGATCGTCTTGGGCGCCTCGTTACAGGCACTCGCGTTCCTGCCATTGGCGTTGGCAGCTTGGAACGAAACCCTGACCCTGCCGATGATGTTGATCATTGCTTCGGTGTACTGGGCCGCCGGTTTGTCGACCGGCCCAGCGTGGAACACTTGGATGGAACAAATTGTTCCGTCGCAACACCGCGCAAGATTCTTTTCCAAACGATCTCGACTTCAGCAAACTTGCACGTTCGTGTCCCTGATGATCGCTGGCTTGATCTTGCACTGGACGTCTAAGAATGGAATCGCACTGATCGGATTTGCGGGTCTGTTCTGCGCAGCCGCCGGATTCCGACTGGTTTCGGCTGGTTTCTTACACCGAACACGCGAGCCAAAAACGAAAAACCAGCCGATCGAAAGCACGACAAAACCTGTGGCTGATCTCGGTCAGATCGCAAGCACCGATACTCGTCCTGCGATGCGATTGCTGGCCTACTTGGTTGCGATGCAAGTCTTTATCCAATTGAGCGGCCCCTACTTTGTCCCCTACATGCTGGGCCAACTGGAGTTCGGATATGGCGTCTACGTTAGTTTGGTCGCCATCGCCTTTCTCAGCAAAGTTATCTCGCTCAACTTTTGGGGTCGCATTGCCGAACGGTCAGGCGCATCGAAGGTACTGTGGTTTGGTGGAATAGGTTTGGTCCCCCTGGCATCGCTGTGGATCCTGTCGACCAACCTGTACTGGCTTGCACTGATCCAAATTCTCAGCGGCATCGCATGGGCAGCCTACGAACTCGGGTTCTTCCTGATGTTCTTTGAAACCATGCCGGCCAACCAGCGAACGCGACTGCTGACCTACTACAACTTCGCCAACACGCTAGCGGTTTGCACGGGCGCCCTGACCGGCGCCGCGATCCTGGCAACGCTGGGCTGCGAGTCGCGAACGTACTACTATCTGTTCGGAATCTCATCGACTGGCCGCATGCTCTGCCTAGGATTGTTGGCGGGCGTCGTGCTACCGAAAGGATCACTCAAGACCATCCGGATGAGAATCCTGTCTGTCCGCCTGGGCGCCGGCAGCGTCACTGCGCCGATTACCGCCAGCGCTGAAGAAAACTGA
- a CDS encoding outer membrane protein assembly factor BamB family protein: MLRRHCFAIACITCLTGNLYSGDWPQWRGPNQDSISMEKGLVDAFDPKGGEGSNVLWKSEVAAGISTPIVMNGRLFTIVRDQPDTNMDAERVIALDAVTGELLWENVYNVFLSDLPAERVGWSNVCGDAEMNRIYTLGACCLFQCIDGETGKTVWSRSLSEEFGMLSTYGGRTNTPIVYENLVVISGVTTGWDETARPGHRFLAFDKSDGKLVWLTGTRPLPEDTTYSTPVVRKINGQDVMVAGSGDGDVYGIQPRTGKILWNHRLSRRGINTSAVVDDAGQVYAAHGEENPEGTEMGAVVRIDAVAAGDGSGAAEVWRTESLTVGKSSPLLIGDRLYVVEDSSRLHVLDSANGEEVGKPLKLGTAMRGSLLYADGKIYAATASGIIHILRPTDTGLDSDFKVRLPKGHDVGGSMIAADGRVYLPTTGGLFCLATGESSGDAKSAEAVRSPSSSSKSEPSAASDASRTITQLQLVPAEAIVHPGQELAFTVNAFNAIGEPVAVQMGDVAFETTGRATVGSSGVFVPNADSAHVAATVNVRLGDAVGTARVRVIPVLPWQFDFTPGEVPVTWIGARYRHEYRKVDGEPMIVKISTIPKGTRSQTWFGPTDLHDYTVTADVKAQSGTSKLPDMGVIGQRYTLDLMGESQQLQIRTWAAQLRMAKSVPVTWQAGVWYTLKFSASVEDGVAVLKGKVWPRDEKEPDEWTVTATDEAANLIGSPGLFGNATNAEVFIDNVTVKATE; the protein is encoded by the coding sequence ATGCTTCGACGTCACTGCTTTGCAATCGCATGCATCACCTGCCTCACGGGCAACCTCTATTCTGGCGATTGGCCGCAGTGGCGTGGCCCGAATCAAGACAGCATTTCCATGGAGAAAGGCTTAGTTGACGCATTTGATCCCAAGGGTGGCGAAGGCAGCAACGTTTTGTGGAAGAGCGAGGTAGCGGCCGGCATTAGCACCCCAATCGTGATGAACGGACGTTTGTTCACGATCGTTCGTGACCAGCCGGACACGAACATGGATGCCGAACGAGTGATTGCGCTGGATGCCGTGACAGGAGAACTGCTGTGGGAAAACGTGTACAACGTCTTCCTGTCCGACCTGCCCGCCGAGCGTGTTGGTTGGTCGAACGTCTGTGGTGATGCGGAAATGAACCGCATCTATACGCTTGGTGCGTGTTGTTTGTTTCAGTGCATTGACGGCGAAACCGGTAAGACGGTTTGGTCTCGATCGTTGAGTGAAGAATTCGGCATGCTTAGCACGTACGGCGGTCGTACCAACACGCCAATTGTGTACGAAAACTTAGTCGTTATCAGTGGCGTTACCACGGGCTGGGACGAAACGGCCCGTCCAGGACATCGTTTTCTTGCCTTTGACAAGTCCGACGGCAAACTCGTTTGGTTGACCGGAACCCGGCCGCTACCCGAGGATACGACTTACAGCACGCCAGTGGTCCGAAAAATCAATGGGCAAGATGTCATGGTGGCGGGCAGTGGTGACGGTGATGTCTATGGAATCCAGCCACGCACCGGAAAGATTCTTTGGAATCACAGGCTGTCACGTCGTGGTATCAACACGTCGGCGGTCGTTGACGATGCGGGCCAAGTTTATGCGGCTCACGGTGAAGAAAACCCGGAAGGAACCGAGATGGGCGCGGTAGTCCGTATCGACGCAGTCGCAGCGGGCGATGGTTCAGGTGCGGCCGAAGTTTGGCGGACTGAATCGCTGACCGTTGGCAAGAGTTCGCCGCTGCTGATCGGCGATCGTTTGTACGTAGTCGAAGATTCGTCGCGTTTGCACGTGCTCGATTCGGCAAACGGTGAAGAAGTCGGCAAGCCCTTGAAACTCGGAACCGCCATGCGTGGCAGCTTGCTCTATGCGGATGGCAAAATTTACGCTGCAACGGCCAGCGGTATCATTCACATTCTTCGCCCAACGGACACGGGATTGGATTCGGACTTCAAGGTGCGTTTGCCCAAAGGACACGACGTGGGCGGTTCGATGATCGCTGCCGACGGCCGCGTTTACCTGCCGACTACCGGTGGACTGTTCTGTTTGGCGACTGGTGAAAGTTCTGGTGACGCGAAATCGGCGGAGGCTGTTCGCTCGCCATCGAGTTCGTCGAAGTCGGAACCATCGGCAGCGTCTGACGCGTCGCGAACGATCACGCAGTTGCAACTTGTCCCAGCCGAAGCGATTGTGCATCCGGGCCAGGAACTGGCATTTACCGTAAACGCTTTCAACGCCATCGGCGAACCGGTTGCGGTTCAGATGGGCGACGTCGCGTTTGAAACCACGGGCCGAGCAACGGTGGGATCGTCAGGCGTGTTTGTGCCGAATGCCGATTCCGCGCATGTTGCGGCAACGGTAAACGTTCGTCTGGGAGACGCTGTCGGAACCGCTCGTGTTCGCGTCATACCAGTGCTTCCGTGGCAATTTGATTTCACCCCTGGCGAGGTTCCCGTGACTTGGATCGGCGCTCGCTATCGTCACGAGTACCGCAAAGTTGATGGCGAACCCATGATCGTGAAGATCTCCACGATCCCCAAAGGAACCCGTAGCCAAACTTGGTTCGGTCCGACTGACTTGCACGACTACACAGTAACAGCAGACGTCAAGGCTCAATCGGGAACCAGCAAGCTGCCAGACATGGGCGTGATCGGTCAGCGTTACACGTTGGATCTGATGGGTGAGTCCCAACAATTGCAGATCAGAACCTGGGCCGCACAACTGCGAATGGCAAAGAGTGTTCCTGTCACGTGGCAAGCAGGTGTTTGGTACACGTTGAAATTCTCGGCGTCGGTTGAAGACGGCGTCGCAGTTTTAAAGGGCAAGGTCTGGCCGCGCGACGAAAAAGAGCCCGATGAGTGGACAGTAACTGCGACGGACGAAGCCGCAAATCTGATTGGCAGCCCCGGTTTGTTCGGTAACGCAACCAATGCAGAAGTCTTCATTGACAACGTAACTGTGAAGGCGACCGAGTGA
- a CDS encoding MFS transporter encodes MPSNTTRKLLFTCLYFSEGAPIGFIWLAMPTRLRAREVPIEQITWLTAMLVLPWTLKFLWAPLIDLLRSRSWTLRHWIVTAQTMMGLTLLPLLWIDPLEQLGWIAATLLVHAVSAATQDVAIDAYCIATTTLGERGQFNGWMQTGMLAGRAIMGGGALILSTYVGDGFVTVMLIVLTTFSMSLVITLPQQVLVSTDGDRSFRLREIGQSIKTMLSRRNTWLGLLFGGVGGAAFKSLEVFYGPFLIDRGVSQDTIGWFSMIPMIGMMIVGSLLGGWLTDRGGVKKTVGGALVLLSTSVVALGLADQFSGLQAETYAFPILSIAALGIGIFTASSYALFMDLTEPKIAATQFSTFMGSTNGCESWSSYASGLIIAATGYSAAMYSMAAVSLVMVPVLFLLDTRKSEQVA; translated from the coding sequence ATGCCTAGTAACACCACTCGCAAATTGCTGTTCACTTGTTTGTACTTCAGCGAGGGTGCACCGATCGGGTTCATCTGGCTTGCCATGCCGACACGGTTGCGCGCCCGCGAGGTCCCCATTGAACAGATCACTTGGCTGACGGCGATGCTGGTTTTGCCTTGGACGCTGAAGTTTCTGTGGGCACCGCTGATTGATTTGCTGCGAAGCCGTTCGTGGACGCTCAGGCACTGGATCGTGACTGCACAAACGATGATGGGATTGACCCTGCTGCCGCTGTTGTGGATCGATCCGCTGGAACAACTCGGGTGGATCGCCGCAACGCTACTTGTTCACGCAGTTTCGGCTGCCACTCAGGACGTTGCAATCGACGCGTACTGCATCGCGACCACTACACTCGGCGAACGTGGGCAGTTCAATGGTTGGATGCAAACGGGAATGTTGGCGGGCCGTGCAATCATGGGCGGCGGGGCGCTGATCTTGTCGACGTACGTTGGCGACGGATTCGTGACTGTCATGTTGATCGTGCTGACCACGTTTTCGATGTCGCTTGTAATTACTCTGCCACAGCAAGTGCTGGTCAGCACCGATGGCGACCGATCATTCCGTTTGCGAGAGATTGGTCAGTCGATCAAAACGATGCTATCGCGGCGCAACACTTGGCTTGGCCTGCTGTTCGGCGGCGTCGGTGGCGCGGCGTTCAAATCTTTGGAAGTTTTCTACGGTCCTTTTTTAATCGACCGCGGAGTATCGCAAGATACGATTGGTTGGTTTTCGATGATCCCCATGATTGGCATGATGATCGTCGGTTCGCTGTTAGGCGGATGGCTGACCGATCGCGGTGGCGTTAAGAAGACCGTCGGCGGAGCCTTGGTGCTGTTGTCCACGTCTGTGGTTGCGTTGGGGCTTGCGGACCAGTTTTCGGGGCTGCAGGCGGAGACTTACGCGTTTCCAATACTGTCGATCGCGGCTCTGGGAATCGGCATTTTCACCGCGTCGTCGTATGCTTTGTTCATGGATCTGACTGAACCAAAAATCGCTGCGACACAGTTTAGCACCTTCATGGGATCCACCAATGGATGTGAATCATGGTCTAGCTACGCGTCGGGTTTGATCATCGCTGCGACGGGGTACTCCGCCGCGATGTATTCGATGGCCGCTGTGTCGCTTGTGATGGTTCCAGTACTGTTCTTACTTGATACGCGAAAGTCCGAACAAGTCGCGTAA
- a CDS encoding NAD(P)H-dependent flavin oxidoreductase, which yields MTTNCAMFTAVCELLGCRYPILQAGMGGVARAELVAAVAEAGAFGCLGMVRESPEMIRHQVQQVRTMTDRPFAVNLIPAATDPHLFASELDECLRLCVPTLIYFWDVVPDAIRRAKDAGCNVLHQVGSVEQALLAEQSGADAIIAQGVEAGGHVHGGVSSLVLLPLVVDAVSIPVVGSGGFAGGRSLVASLALGGQGIHCGTAFLATTESFAHDVHKQTVVDADSTDTIHTDAFAINWPPHSPVRVLKSEATTGIGDNLFGHSAADIPRRQIAEEEGRPIYLMSTDSPLKSMTGDLHKLAMYAGQVTGQVNEVATAGEVVERIVSEAEATILRLTSIR from the coding sequence GTGACCACGAACTGTGCGATGTTTACGGCCGTGTGTGAATTGTTGGGTTGTCGTTACCCGATACTGCAGGCTGGCATGGGCGGCGTTGCTCGGGCTGAACTCGTCGCGGCCGTCGCCGAGGCTGGGGCGTTCGGCTGTCTTGGCATGGTGCGTGAATCGCCTGAAATGATTCGCCATCAAGTTCAGCAGGTTCGCACGATGACAGACCGGCCGTTCGCTGTGAACTTGATTCCCGCGGCAACGGACCCGCATTTGTTTGCTTCCGAACTGGACGAGTGCTTGCGTCTTTGTGTCCCGACGTTGATCTATTTTTGGGACGTTGTTCCTGATGCGATTCGCCGAGCAAAGGATGCGGGTTGCAATGTTCTACATCAGGTAGGAAGTGTCGAACAAGCCTTGCTCGCGGAACAATCGGGGGCCGACGCGATCATCGCGCAAGGAGTCGAAGCGGGTGGGCATGTGCATGGCGGAGTGTCGTCTCTGGTATTGCTGCCACTTGTGGTGGATGCCGTCTCGATTCCGGTTGTCGGTTCAGGTGGTTTCGCTGGCGGGCGAAGTTTGGTGGCTTCGTTGGCGCTTGGCGGACAAGGTATCCACTGCGGAACTGCTTTTTTAGCCACGACCGAATCGTTCGCGCATGACGTTCACAAACAAACGGTGGTCGACGCGGACTCGACCGACACGATTCACACGGACGCGTTTGCAATCAACTGGCCACCGCACTCGCCAGTCCGAGTCCTAAAAAGCGAAGCGACTACGGGCATCGGAGATAATCTGTTTGGACACAGCGCAGCCGACATACCTCGACGGCAAATCGCCGAAGAGGAAGGACGCCCGATCTATCTGATGAGCACCGACTCGCCACTGAAGTCCATGACAGGTGATCTGCACAAACTCGCAATGTACGCTGGACAGGTAACGGGACAAGTTAACGAAGTGGCGACGGCGGGCGAAGTTGTCGAACGCATCGTTAGCGAAGCGGAAGCGACGATCCTTCGACTGACTTCGATTCGGTAA
- a CDS encoding TolC family protein, with amino-acid sequence MNRRFLEAIPSKLKKRAYLSAIVCGLLATSSGCNIPGLRRAQPGAAIPTAYNWNNGAPFWRSKTMASADAAESHTAESDGKVHSLDVGELQTERWDGNASEPVVPNEVDVATFDKQKDPSSFGNFVRATSFLDPVAQDDEKNPAIDDQIKEIEAELGDDADREPLGDGFDEGRDEKEQSYRSDVTESASDLSGNGLIDTEIGPSDNSIGIVGFENSSQLPQAVFYNDPYLLSLITETITGNQELKILSEEVRIACNETYARSGEYRPFVTLGAGAGFEKTGRHTRSGAVEHQLEVAPGKEFPDPLGDFGVGANVSWEIDIWNKLRNAQRAAGMRYLATQEGRNYIVTRVVAEVAENYYKLLALDSRLQTLQATVEIQQQSLKVAQSKKDAGRGTELAVQRFKAEVQKNVSERSLIAQEIVEVENRINFLAGRYPQPVGRISAEFVDLNLTTLGAGVPSELLQNRADIREAERQVAAAGLDVQVARARFYPSLSLTAGLGWNAFATGYLFRTPESLIYGMAGELVGPLINKRAIRADYSSANASQLQAIYNYQQTVLEAHIEVVNQITKVENYRQSIEVKKKQLESLQASVDAANKLFQNARAEYVEVLLAQREMMEAKMVLIDTKQEQLAAIVNAYQALGGGGF; translated from the coding sequence ATGAACCGAAGATTCTTAGAAGCGATACCGAGCAAGCTTAAAAAACGTGCCTATCTGTCGGCGATCGTTTGCGGGTTGTTGGCGACCTCGTCGGGTTGCAATATCCCAGGGCTGCGACGGGCTCAGCCCGGTGCCGCTATACCGACCGCCTACAATTGGAACAACGGCGCTCCGTTCTGGCGATCCAAAACGATGGCGTCGGCGGACGCTGCCGAATCGCACACCGCCGAGAGCGACGGTAAAGTTCACAGCCTCGATGTTGGCGAACTTCAGACAGAGCGTTGGGACGGAAACGCCAGCGAGCCAGTGGTACCGAATGAAGTTGACGTGGCGACGTTCGATAAGCAGAAGGATCCCAGCAGCTTTGGCAACTTTGTTCGAGCGACTAGCTTTCTTGACCCCGTCGCTCAAGACGATGAAAAGAATCCGGCAATCGACGATCAGATTAAAGAAATCGAAGCCGAGCTCGGCGACGACGCTGATCGCGAACCGTTGGGCGACGGTTTCGACGAAGGTCGCGACGAAAAAGAGCAAAGTTACAGATCGGACGTCACGGAATCGGCATCCGACCTTTCTGGCAACGGTCTGATCGACACCGAAATTGGTCCCAGCGACAACAGCATTGGAATCGTCGGGTTTGAGAATTCATCGCAGTTGCCGCAGGCTGTCTTTTATAACGATCCTTACCTGCTTAGCTTGATCACTGAGACGATCACGGGCAATCAAGAGCTGAAGATTCTAAGCGAAGAAGTTCGGATCGCTTGTAACGAAACCTACGCTCGTAGCGGAGAGTATCGGCCGTTCGTGACGCTGGGGGCTGGTGCTGGATTTGAAAAGACCGGTCGTCACACCCGGTCCGGCGCTGTTGAACACCAGCTTGAGGTCGCTCCGGGAAAGGAGTTCCCTGACCCACTCGGTGATTTTGGCGTAGGGGCGAATGTTTCGTGGGAAATCGATATTTGGAACAAGCTGCGGAACGCGCAAAGAGCCGCAGGAATGCGGTACCTGGCAACGCAAGAGGGACGAAACTACATCGTTACTCGAGTCGTCGCCGAAGTTGCCGAGAACTATTACAAACTTCTTGCACTGGACAGTCGTTTGCAAACTTTGCAAGCAACCGTCGAAATTCAACAACAGAGTTTGAAAGTAGCGCAATCCAAGAAAGACGCTGGTCGTGGGACCGAGTTAGCCGTTCAGCGGTTCAAGGCCGAGGTTCAAAAGAACGTTAGCGAACGATCGCTGATTGCCCAAGAGATTGTTGAAGTCGAAAACCGCATCAACTTTCTGGCGGGACGCTATCCTCAGCCCGTTGGTCGCATCAGCGCCGAGTTCGTCGACTTGAACTTGACGACGCTTGGCGCAGGTGTTCCGTCGGAACTGTTGCAGAATCGTGCCGACATCCGTGAAGCCGAACGTCAAGTCGCAGCAGCCGGTCTGGATGTGCAAGTCGCCCGGGCACGTTTCTATCCTTCGCTCAGCCTAACCGCTGGACTGGGGTGGAACGCATTCGCTACTGGCTATCTGTTTCGGACGCCTGAGTCATTGATTTACGGCATGGCGGGTGAGTTGGTTGGGCCATTGATCAACAAGCGAGCGATTAGGGCTGACTATAGCAGCGCCAACGCGTCTCAGTTGCAGGCAATCTACAACTACCAGCAGACGGTTCTGGAAGCTCATATCGAAGTGGTCAACCAGATCACCAAGGTGGAAAACTATCGGCAAAGCATCGAGGTCAAAAAGAAACAGCTTGAATCTCTGCAAGCATCGGTTGACGCCGCGAACAAGTTGTTTCAAAACGCGCGAGCTGAGTACGTCGAAGTGCTGTTGGCGCAGCGCGAAATGATGGAAGCCAAAATGGTGCTGATCGACACCAAGCAAGAACAGCTTGCGGCGATTGTCAATGCGTATCAGGCGCTCGGTGGTGGCGGCTTTTGA
- the nhaD gene encoding sodium:proton antiporter NhaD gives MTYLILAVFFLGYVAIALEHKLHINKAATALLIGTVCWTLYLVDLPDLLPVDAIPSWFRQIAVNEQASEIPLHYAIDVQHLHQTGEIASILFFLVGAMTIVELIDAHEGFSLVTDRIHTRSRRGLLWTVGLMTFFLSAALDNLTTTIVTVSVLKKIISDRGDRLKFVGMVVIAANAGGAWTVIGDVTTTMLWIRHKLGAVEVMGELFLGSVVCLLVPLIGMSWRMPGTVSAPAVATASVAEHIRPWHQWLFLILGLAGLLFVPAFKALTHLPPYMGMMLSLSVLWVVSECVGRTFEEDLRTSTGVHTLLRRIDMSSILFFLGILLAVGALSATGLLRIAADSMDSLLPGRNAVAIAIGLVSAIMDNVPLVAAGIEMYDLPMNDPFWMLLAYCAGTGGSCLIIGSAAGVAAMGLDHIDFVWYVRKISGWALLGYLAGAAVVVTMQSINS, from the coding sequence ATGACCTACCTGATCCTTGCCGTTTTCTTTCTCGGCTACGTTGCGATTGCACTCGAACACAAGTTGCACATCAACAAGGCCGCGACGGCGCTGTTGATCGGCACAGTGTGCTGGACGCTCTATCTGGTTGACTTGCCGGACCTGTTGCCGGTCGATGCGATACCGTCGTGGTTTCGTCAAATTGCCGTAAACGAACAGGCGTCGGAGATTCCGTTGCACTACGCAATCGATGTTCAACACCTGCATCAAACGGGCGAGATTGCCAGTATTCTATTTTTTCTGGTCGGCGCGATGACAATCGTAGAATTGATCGACGCTCATGAAGGCTTCTCGTTGGTGACCGATCGCATTCACACTCGCAGTCGACGTGGATTGTTGTGGACCGTTGGGTTGATGACCTTCTTCCTCTCCGCTGCTTTGGACAACCTGACGACAACCATTGTTACCGTTTCTGTTCTTAAAAAGATTATTAGTGACCGTGGAGATCGATTGAAATTTGTGGGGATGGTCGTCATCGCCGCGAACGCAGGTGGAGCCTGGACGGTGATCGGTGACGTGACCACAACGATGCTATGGATTCGTCACAAGTTAGGTGCCGTCGAGGTGATGGGCGAGTTGTTCTTGGGCAGTGTGGTTTGTTTGTTGGTGCCGCTTATCGGTATGTCTTGGCGTATGCCGGGGACAGTGTCTGCGCCCGCCGTCGCGACGGCGTCGGTTGCCGAGCACATTCGTCCTTGGCATCAATGGCTGTTCTTGATCCTTGGATTAGCAGGTTTACTATTCGTGCCCGCGTTCAAAGCACTAACGCACTTGCCGCCCTACATGGGAATGATGCTGAGCCTTTCAGTATTGTGGGTGGTTTCGGAATGTGTCGGACGCACCTTCGAAGAGGATCTTCGAACTTCCACCGGCGTCCACACGTTGCTGCGCCGCATCGACATGTCCAGCATCCTGTTCTTTTTAGGAATCCTGTTGGCCGTCGGAGCGTTGTCGGCGACCGGTTTACTTCGCATTGCCGCTGATTCGATGGATTCGCTGCTTCCCGGACGTAATGCCGTTGCGATCGCGATCGGATTGGTCTCGGCGATCATGGACAACGTTCCGCTGGTCGCGGCGGGAATCGAGATGTATGACCTGCCGATGAACGATCCATTTTGGATGCTGTTGGCTTACTGCGCGGGGACCGGCGGCAGTTGCTTGATCATTGGTTCGGCGGCCGGTGTTGCTGCGATGGGACTCGATCATATCGACTTCGTTTGGTACGTGCGAAAGATCTCTGGATGGGCATTGTTGGGATATCTCGCGGGTGCAGCGGTCGTTGTGACCATGCAATCGATCAATAGTTAG